The Deltaproteobacteria bacterium genome contains a region encoding:
- a CDS encoding NUDIX hydrolase, with translation MPVTPSPPVPTVDVIIEVGGRIILVRRKYPPAGWALPGGFIDAGETAPQAAVREAMEETGLHVKLTALLGVYSDPARDKRKHTISTVYIAKAEGLPLGGDDAAEARLFGERDLPSPIAFDHAQILADYFRFRKTGERPL, from the coding sequence ATTCCCGTGACGCCATCCCCACCCGTTCCGACAGTAGACGTCATCATCGAAGTAGGAGGCCGCATCATCCTGGTTCGGCGAAAATATCCCCCGGCGGGATGGGCGCTCCCGGGAGGGTTCATCGACGCCGGAGAAACGGCACCTCAGGCAGCAGTCCGGGAAGCGATGGAAGAGACGGGGCTCCATGTGAAGCTGACCGCATTGCTGGGAGTTTATTCGGACCCCGCTCGCGACAAAAGAAAGCACACGATATCGACCGTTTACATCGCCAAAGCGGAAGGATTGCCTTTAGGAGGCGACGACGCCGCGGAGGCCCGCCTGTTCGGGGAGCGCGACCTGCCCTCACCCATTGCCTTCGACCACGCGCAGATACTGGCGGATTATTTCAGGTTCAGGAAGACCGGGGAGCGGCCGCTGTAA
- the coaBC gene encoding bifunctional phosphopantothenoylcysteine decarboxylase/phosphopantothenate--cysteine ligase CoaBC — translation MFSGKEIVLGVTGGIAAYKACEIVRELRKDSANVHVILTQSGAQFITPLTLQTLSKNPVVMDMFNLISESEIGHISLAQRAHLLMIAPATANIIGKVRGGIADDMLSTVVMAATAPVLFAPAMNTQMYASAAVRENIGTLKDRGFHFVEPDEGELACGTVGPGRLADVGKILEMARIVLTEKPLGGKRVVVSAGPTAESLDPVRFVSNRSSGKMGFAMARAACRMGAQVTLVSGPTALPDPPFISTVRVRTAEEMFKAVSRVSENADVVVMCAAVADFKAKKAAGAKIKKEDFDYKVELSPTVDILETLGKNKGKKILVGFAAETDDLARNAREKMRRKNLDAIVANDVSRADIGFESDDNEVRIFFPDGEIRELPLATKDGIAAGVWLALNGKMFRK, via the coding sequence ATTTTCTCCGGCAAGGAGATCGTCCTTGGAGTTACCGGCGGGATCGCCGCCTACAAGGCCTGCGAGATCGTCCGGGAGCTCCGCAAGGACTCGGCGAACGTGCATGTAATCCTCACGCAGTCGGGGGCGCAGTTCATAACCCCGCTGACGCTCCAGACGTTGTCGAAGAATCCGGTCGTCATGGACATGTTCAACCTGATCTCGGAGTCGGAGATCGGGCATATTTCGCTTGCGCAGAGGGCTCACCTGCTGATGATCGCTCCGGCCACGGCGAACATCATCGGAAAGGTACGCGGCGGAATCGCGGACGACATGCTGTCGACGGTGGTCATGGCGGCCACGGCTCCGGTGCTGTTCGCCCCGGCCATGAACACGCAGATGTACGCCTCCGCGGCGGTGCGGGAGAACATAGGGACGCTCAAGGACAGGGGATTCCACTTCGTGGAGCCGGACGAAGGAGAGCTCGCCTGCGGCACGGTGGGACCCGGACGGCTTGCCGATGTGGGAAAGATCCTGGAGATGGCGCGCATCGTCCTTACGGAAAAGCCCCTGGGGGGAAAGAGGGTGGTCGTCAGCGCCGGGCCGACGGCGGAATCCCTCGACCCGGTCCGCTTCGTCTCGAACCGCTCTTCGGGGAAGATGGGTTTCGCCATGGCGCGAGCCGCCTGCCGCATGGGCGCGCAGGTCACGCTGGTCTCGGGGCCGACGGCCCTGCCCGATCCTCCCTTTATTTCGACGGTACGGGTTCGCACGGCGGAGGAGATGTTCAAGGCCGTCTCCCGCGTTTCCGAAAACGCCGACGTCGTGGTGATGTGCGCGGCTGTCGCCGATTTCAAGGCGAAAAAGGCCGCCGGCGCGAAAATAAAAAAGGAGGATTTCGACTACAAGGTCGAGCTTTCCCCCACGGTGGACATCCTGGAGACGCTCGGAAAGAACAAGGGAAAGAAGATACTGGTCGGGTTCGCGGCGGAGACGGACGATCTCGCCCGCAACGCGCGGGAAAAGATGCGGCGAAAGAACCTGGACGCCATCGTCGCCAACGACGTTTCCCGGGCCGACATCGGGTTCGAATCGGACGACAACGAGGTGCGCATATTCTTCCCCGACGGAGAGATCCGCGAGCTGCCGCTGGCCACGAAGGACGGCATCGCGGCGGGAGTCTGGCTGGCTCTCAACGGGAAGATGTTCCGCAAATGA
- a CDS encoding MBL fold metallo-hydrolase: protein MKGSDPFRVHVLEVGPLAVNCYLLEHVPSRKAAVIDPGDDGPSILSRIGELGLAVDKILLTHGHFDHVGAVAILKEKTGAGVYLHEADVARMKSARRQGLMFGLWVTDPPPPDVLVADGGRVPFADGELRVAHTPGHTPGCVSYIMKNMAFVGDLIFAGSIGRTDLPGGDYDTLIAAVREKIFVLPDDTVLFPGHGPATTVGEEKRSNPFFTGGW, encoded by the coding sequence GTGAAAGGAAGCGATCCGTTCCGGGTGCACGTATTGGAGGTCGGGCCGCTCGCCGTCAACTGCTACCTTCTCGAACACGTGCCGTCGCGGAAGGCGGCGGTGATCGACCCGGGCGACGACGGGCCTTCGATCCTCTCGCGGATCGGGGAGCTCGGGCTTGCGGTGGACAAGATCCTGCTGACGCACGGCCATTTCGACCACGTGGGCGCGGTGGCGATCCTGAAGGAAAAAACCGGAGCGGGGGTATATCTTCACGAGGCGGACGTTGCGAGGATGAAGTCCGCGAGGCGGCAGGGGCTCATGTTCGGACTGTGGGTGACGGACCCGCCTCCGCCCGACGTGCTCGTGGCCGACGGCGGCAGGGTCCCTTTCGCCGATGGGGAGCTAAGGGTGGCGCACACGCCTGGGCACACACCCGGTTGCGTATCCTACATAATGAAAAACATGGCATTCGTCGGAGACCTTATTTTCGCGGGGTCTATCGGCAGGACCGACCTGCCCGGGGGAGACTACGACACGTTGATCGCAGCGGTGAGAGAGAAGATCTTCGTTCTCCCCGACGACACGGTGCTGTTCCCGGGCCACGGGCCGGCGACGACCGTGGGCGAGGAGAAGCGGTCCAATCCATTTTTCACGGGGGGCTGGTAG
- a CDS encoding LysE family transporter has product MNFADPAAIFVSSFIIGLSGAMMPGPLLVCTVRDTTRRGFVAAPLLVLGHGILELALVALLLLGIAEWLKGDIATIVIALAGCAALFRMAYGMAREVRTLRFDISGGTETEPAYGGAQAWWRPVADGILASISNPYWSLWWVTIGLGYLAVSSVHGISGVVFFFTGHILSDAAWFMFVGSAVSVGRGRFTDRIYRGIVGVCAGFLFFFAVSFGYFGMSKLLRML; this is encoded by the coding sequence ATGAATTTCGCCGATCCCGCCGCTATCTTCGTCTCCTCGTTCATCATCGGCCTCTCCGGCGCTATGATGCCCGGGCCGCTGCTCGTATGCACGGTACGTGACACCACCCGCCGCGGCTTCGTTGCCGCGCCGTTGCTGGTGCTTGGGCACGGCATCCTGGAACTGGCGCTCGTTGCGCTTCTGCTGTTGGGGATCGCGGAGTGGCTGAAAGGGGATATCGCAACCATCGTAATAGCCCTGGCAGGATGCGCGGCGCTGTTCCGGATGGCTTACGGGATGGCGCGGGAAGTCCGCACCCTGCGGTTCGATATCTCCGGCGGCACGGAGACGGAACCGGCTTACGGCGGGGCTCAGGCGTGGTGGCGTCCGGTCGCCGACGGAATCCTGGCCTCCATCAGCAATCCCTATTGGTCCCTGTGGTGGGTGACGATCGGCCTCGGCTATCTCGCCGTTTCCAGCGTGCATGGGATCTCCGGCGTCGTGTTCTTCTTCACCGGTCACATCCTCTCCGACGCCGCCTGGTTCATGTTCGTCGGATCCGCGGTCTCCGTGGGGCGAGGCAGGTTCACCGACCGTATCTACCGCGGTATCGTGGGCGTCTGCGCCGGTTTTCTCTTCTTCTTCGCCGTCTCGTTCGGGTACTTCGGAATGTCGAAGCTTCTCCGCATGTTGTGA
- a CDS encoding slipin family protein has protein sequence MVPYIALLVIAILFLYSAIKILNEYERGVIFRLGRVIGAKGPGLILLIPVIDKMVRVDLRVVAMDVPAQDVITRDNVSIKVSAVLYFRVLDPNRAIVSVENYLYATSQLAQTTLRSVCGQAELDDLLSEREKINTHIQEILDKDTEPWGIKVAKVEIKHIDLPQEMQRAMAKQAEAERERRAKIIGAEGEYQAAQKLADAAQIISMQPQALQLRYLQTLREIAAENNSTTIFPIPIDLFTPFMEVAKAMKGSVAPPSGGSKPEGGA, from the coding sequence ATGGTTCCCTATATTGCGCTTCTCGTAATCGCGATCCTGTTCCTGTACAGCGCCATCAAGATCCTCAACGAGTACGAGCGAGGCGTGATCTTCCGCCTGGGCCGTGTCATCGGAGCGAAGGGCCCGGGGCTCATACTCCTGATTCCCGTCATCGACAAGATGGTCCGCGTGGACCTGCGCGTCGTGGCGATGGACGTCCCGGCGCAGGACGTCATCACAAGGGACAACGTCTCGATCAAGGTGAGCGCCGTTCTCTATTTCCGGGTTCTGGACCCGAACCGCGCGATCGTCAGCGTCGAGAACTACCTCTACGCCACCTCGCAGCTCGCCCAGACGACCTTGAGGTCCGTGTGCGGGCAGGCGGAGCTGGACGACCTCCTTTCCGAGCGGGAGAAAATCAATACGCACATCCAGGAGATCCTCGACAAGGACACGGAGCCATGGGGCATCAAGGTCGCCAAGGTGGAGATCAAGCACATCGACCTGCCGCAGGAGATGCAGCGGGCGATGGCGAAGCAGGCGGAGGCGGAGCGGGAGCGCCGCGCGAAAATCATCGGCGCGGAAGGGGAGTACCAGGCCGCCCAGAAACTGGCGGACGCGGCGCAGATCATCAGCATGCAGCCGCAGGCGCTGCAGTTGCGCTACCTGCAGACGCTGCGGGAGATCGCGGCGGAGAACAATTCGACGACGATCTTTCCCATACCGATAGACCTGTTTACCCCCTTCATGGAGGTTGCGAAGGCGATGAAGGGATCCGTCGCGCCGCCGTCCGGGGGGAGCAAACCGGAGGGAGGAGCTTGA
- a CDS encoding class I SAM-dependent rRNA methyltransferase: protein MSTGLSEVRLSRKGEERLRGGHLWIFGDDLRDLPAGLPAGAWVRVLSRAGEPLGTGTLNLASRIALRLVSRGEAAPDKAFFRGRFSEAWRRRVEAGMGGETALRLVYSEGDFLPGLIVDRYGSLLSVQILTAGMESARAEIVETLVESFPCRLVYERSEGGGRKREGLPARKGPIYGGGDPREETTMDGLRFLVDAEGGPKTGFFLDQRENRRIVRGMAAGRRVLDGFCSTGGFGIYALAGGAKSVLAVDASVTAVSAAWENARRNGLSERWEGKAADLFAELRELASSSMRFDMVVLDPPSFARSREEREGAVRGYKDINRLGISLLAPGGLLATASCTQLVDMAKWKEALRAAAADAGADLELAASGGQPADHPILLGVPETEYLKFAVYRKRSS from the coding sequence ATGAGCACGGGTCTTTCCGAAGTCCGGCTGAGCAGGAAGGGAGAGGAGCGCCTCCGCGGGGGCCATCTCTGGATCTTCGGCGACGACCTTCGCGATCTTCCCGCGGGGCTGCCTGCCGGCGCGTGGGTGCGGGTCTTATCAAGGGCGGGGGAACCGTTGGGGACGGGAACGCTGAACCTTGCCAGCCGCATCGCGCTTCGGCTGGTTTCGCGGGGAGAGGCGGCTCCGGACAAGGCATTCTTCCGCGGGCGCTTTTCCGAAGCGTGGCGCAGGCGGGTCGAGGCGGGCATGGGAGGGGAAACGGCGCTCCGGCTGGTCTACTCGGAAGGGGATTTCCTGCCGGGGCTGATAGTCGACCGCTACGGCTCGCTTCTCAGCGTACAGATCCTCACGGCGGGTATGGAGTCCGCCCGCGCGGAAATCGTCGAAACGCTCGTGGAGTCGTTTCCCTGCCGGCTCGTCTACGAACGGTCCGAAGGAGGCGGCAGGAAGCGCGAGGGGCTTCCTGCGCGAAAAGGACCGATTTACGGGGGAGGCGATCCCCGCGAGGAAACCACGATGGACGGGCTGCGGTTCCTCGTGGATGCCGAGGGCGGGCCGAAAACAGGCTTCTTCCTCGACCAGCGGGAGAACCGGCGGATCGTGCGGGGGATGGCGGCGGGGAGGCGGGTACTGGACGGATTCTGCTCCACGGGCGGCTTCGGGATCTATGCGCTCGCGGGCGGCGCGAAGAGCGTCCTCGCGGTCGACGCCTCGGTTACCGCGGTGTCCGCCGCATGGGAGAACGCCAGGAGGAACGGATTGTCGGAGAGGTGGGAGGGAAAAGCGGCCGACCTGTTCGCGGAGCTGCGTGAGCTGGCATCCTCTTCGATGCGGTTCGACATGGTCGTGCTCGATCCTCCGTCGTTCGCAAGGTCGCGAGAGGAGAGGGAAGGGGCGGTCAGGGGATACAAGGACATCAACCGGCTGGGGATCTCGCTTCTTGCGCCCGGCGGGCTCCTCGCGACGGCTTCTTGCACCCAGCTTGTCGATATGGCGAAATGGAAGGAGGCGCTAAGGGCGGCCGCCGCGGATGCGGGTGCGGACCTGGAACTCGCGGCTTCGGGCGGACAGCCCGCCGACCACCCGATCCTGCTCGGCGTGCCGGAAACCGAATACCTTAAGTTCGCCGTGTACCGGAAGAGGTCCTCGTGA
- a CDS encoding uracil-DNA glycosylase gives MSGKISAKMVAAYLKEIGVDFIPKPVRLAAPATHPDVLPSESAGAHVSKTSPTGEALDDIRRELLECGRCPLCDGRRNLVFGVGDPHARLMFVGEGPGQEEDRQGEPFVGAAGRRLNQWIARLGLARKDVYIANIVKCRPPDNRAPLPAEAAACIPFLKRQIRAIRPDVLCALGSVAMQYLLDTNEKITRVRGKWRQFEGIPVLPTYHPAYILRNQTRESEVFADFDLLAERLVLK, from the coding sequence ATGAGCGGGAAAATTTCAGCGAAAATGGTTGCCGCGTACCTGAAGGAGATCGGCGTCGACTTCATCCCGAAACCTGTGAGGTTGGCTGCACCGGCAACGCACCCGGATGTGCTGCCTTCGGAATCGGCCGGCGCCCACGTGTCGAAAACCTCCCCGACGGGGGAGGCGCTGGATGACATCAGGAGGGAACTGCTGGAGTGCGGCAGGTGTCCGTTGTGCGACGGGCGCCGCAACCTGGTCTTCGGCGTGGGCGATCCGCACGCGCGGCTCATGTTCGTGGGCGAAGGGCCGGGCCAGGAAGAAGACAGGCAGGGGGAGCCTTTCGTCGGAGCCGCCGGCAGGAGGCTCAACCAGTGGATCGCCCGCCTGGGGCTCGCGCGCAAGGACGTGTATATCGCGAACATCGTCAAGTGCCGTCCGCCCGACAACCGCGCCCCGCTGCCGGCGGAAGCCGCCGCCTGCATCCCTTTCCTGAAGCGCCAGATCCGCGCGATCCGCCCTGATGTCCTTTGCGCGCTCGGCTCCGTCGCGATGCAGTACCTGCTCGACACGAACGAGAAGATCACGAGGGTTAGGGGGAAATGGAGGCAGTTCGAGGGTATTCCCGTGCTCCCCACGTACCACCCGGCTTACATACTGCGCAACCAGACGCGTGAGTCGGAGGTTTTCGCCGATTTCGACCTTCTCGCGGAACGCCTCGTCCTGAAGTGA
- a CDS encoding nodulation protein NfeD, whose amino-acid sequence MRIRKDRLLFFAALIFLAVLASARIDAGTGAPREAVVATIAASINPVTADFLSAAIEKAEETNAAILVVELDTPGGLDSAMRQMVQEIIKTKIPVAVYVSPSGARAASAGVLITLAADVAAMAPGTNIGAAHPVSVGGGGMDNTMAKKVENDAAAYARSLAEKKGRNAAWAESAVRESTSLTERDALEKNVIDLVSPSLSDLLARIDGKEILKGDGKIVLRTKGIAVARFPMGLRHRILSSLADPNIAYILMMIGIYGIFFELSNPGAVFPGVVGGISLILGFYSLQTLSADYAGFLLIALAMLLFILEIKVHSYGALTIGGIVALLLGSLMLFRASADPWLRISWGVLAVMIGASIAFFTTVVTLAVRSQLRKPVTGAEGLIGETGEARADFAGEGKVFVSGEWWNARCGVPLKKGDRVTVVGREGMTLLVEPKEKAS is encoded by the coding sequence GTGAGGATTCGAAAAGACAGGCTGCTGTTCTTCGCCGCGCTCATCTTCCTTGCCGTCCTCGCGTCCGCGCGAATCGACGCCGGGACCGGTGCGCCGCGCGAGGCGGTAGTTGCGACGATCGCCGCATCCATCAATCCGGTCACCGCCGATTTCCTTTCCGCCGCCATCGAGAAGGCCGAGGAGACGAACGCCGCGATCCTCGTCGTCGAGCTCGACACTCCGGGCGGGCTCGACAGCGCGATGCGGCAGATGGTCCAGGAGATCATCAAGACGAAAATCCCGGTGGCCGTCTACGTATCTCCTTCCGGCGCGCGCGCCGCCTCCGCCGGCGTCCTCATCACCCTTGCGGCGGACGTCGCCGCCATGGCCCCCGGGACGAACATCGGCGCGGCCCATCCCGTGAGCGTGGGCGGCGGCGGGATGGACAACACGATGGCGAAGAAGGTCGAAAACGACGCAGCGGCCTACGCCCGCTCCCTGGCCGAGAAGAAGGGCCGCAACGCCGCCTGGGCCGAAAGCGCCGTCCGGGAGAGCACGTCCCTTACGGAGAGGGACGCCCTCGAAAAGAACGTCATCGACCTCGTCTCCCCTTCCTTATCCGACCTGCTGGCCCGGATCGACGGCAAGGAGATACTCAAGGGAGACGGGAAAATCGTCCTGCGCACGAAAGGGATCGCCGTTGCGCGTTTCCCCATGGGGCTACGGCACCGGATCCTTTCCTCGCTGGCCGATCCCAACATCGCATATATCCTGATGATGATCGGGATCTACGGGATCTTCTTCGAGCTCTCCAATCCCGGCGCGGTCTTTCCCGGAGTCGTTGGAGGGATATCACTGATCCTCGGCTTCTACTCCCTGCAGACCCTTTCGGCCGATTACGCCGGGTTCCTGCTCATCGCCCTGGCGATGCTCCTCTTCATACTGGAGATCAAGGTCCATTCATACGGCGCGCTGACCATCGGGGGGATCGTCGCATTGCTCCTGGGGAGCCTGATGCTGTTCCGCGCCTCCGCGGATCCCTGGCTTCGCATTTCCTGGGGCGTTCTCGCGGTCATGATCGGCGCTTCGATAGCCTTCTTCACTACGGTAGTCACCCTGGCGGTGCGGAGCCAGCTCCGCAAGCCCGTCACCGGGGCGGAAGGGCTGATCGGGGAAACGGGCGAGGCGCGCGCGGACTTCGCCGGGGAGGGGAAGGTGTTCGTCTCAGGGGAGTGGTGGAACGCCCGGTGCGGTGTTCCCCTGAAGAAGGGGGACAGGGTGACGGTCGTAGGACGGGAAGGAATGACCCTCCTCGTCGAACCGAAGGAGAAGGCGTCCTGA
- a CDS encoding nucleotidyltransferase: MKAVVMAGGFGTRLRPLTEKLPKPMAYVANRPMMEHVVRLLGKEGIHDLEVLLYFYPEKIMDHFGDGSNWGMRINYIGAEADYGTAGAVKLTEERMDGTFLVISADIITDFDLSKAFDFHRENRAAATMVLTRVPNPLQYGIVLTETDGRIVRFLEKPSWGEVFSDTINTGIYILEPEVLSLIPAKKNFDFSKNLFPAMLSRGDRLFGYIAEGYWKDVGNLSEYLNVHLDILAGKAAIELDGKKVGAGNVWIGANTHVDYTAELKNVLLGEGCTVGGGVVAENSMLGDGCIVEDGAVIQSSVVWPRTVIHKGVRLLENIVGADCEIRGGAFLAERAVVSDHCRIGTGAVVKANVKVWPHKVVEDGAVLSSSLIWGEKWARSLFGAYGIYGLANLEISPEFAAKLGAAYAATFGRKVVLSTSRDSHKASRMINRAIMTGMLSVGVDVHDYGVTPLPVVRFLARSHRDERGGVHTRKSPFNPKFIDLKFFDDTGLDLSMGIEKNIESLFFREDFVRAEIEETGQISFPVGGFDTYVDGFVKSVEAKAIRSRGFNVVIDYSYGGSALIFPRILGQLGVETVALNAMLDPNKITRTQEEFEKGLHHLSAIARSLSADFGVMLDTGGEKIFLIDEKGAVLPDWVAIQVFTLLVCRQSRKGLVGVPVTASRNVEKIAGKFGMDVVRTRTLPRSQMETAAREGVVFVGDGSGGCVFPRFQPAFDGMFGIVKLMELLAGEDRALSDVLREIPPTAFVQKKIPCAWENKGALMRFLATHAKGKPSQFVDGVKIFHGEDWVLIYPSQDEAYFHLCVEAEARKTAEELAAHYTELFNTWSAKL; encoded by the coding sequence ATGAAAGCTGTCGTGATGGCCGGTGGGTTCGGAACGAGGCTGCGCCCGCTCACGGAAAAGCTGCCCAAACCCATGGCTTACGTGGCGAACCGCCCGATGATGGAGCACGTGGTGCGGCTCCTCGGGAAAGAAGGGATCCACGACCTCGAGGTTCTGCTCTACTTCTACCCGGAAAAGATTATGGATCATTTCGGGGACGGCTCGAATTGGGGGATGAGGATCAATTACATCGGGGCGGAGGCCGACTACGGGACCGCGGGAGCGGTGAAACTGACCGAGGAGCGGATGGACGGCACGTTCCTTGTGATCAGCGCCGACATCATCACCGATTTCGACCTTTCGAAGGCTTTCGATTTCCACCGGGAGAACCGCGCCGCCGCGACGATGGTCCTCACGCGGGTGCCCAACCCCCTCCAGTACGGGATCGTCCTCACCGAGACGGACGGCAGGATCGTCCGGTTCCTCGAAAAGCCCTCCTGGGGGGAAGTGTTCTCGGACACGATCAACACGGGCATCTACATCCTCGAGCCCGAGGTGCTTTCGCTCATTCCCGCGAAGAAGAACTTCGATTTCAGCAAGAACCTGTTTCCCGCGATGCTTTCGCGCGGAGACCGCCTGTTCGGGTACATAGCCGAAGGGTACTGGAAGGACGTGGGGAACCTTTCCGAGTACCTGAACGTGCACCTGGACATCCTGGCGGGGAAGGCGGCGATCGAACTGGACGGCAAGAAAGTGGGGGCGGGAAACGTCTGGATCGGTGCTAACACCCACGTCGATTACACCGCCGAGCTGAAAAACGTCCTGCTCGGGGAAGGGTGCACGGTCGGGGGCGGAGTCGTGGCGGAAAACTCGATGCTGGGGGACGGGTGCATCGTGGAGGACGGCGCCGTCATCCAGTCGTCGGTCGTTTGGCCGCGGACGGTTATCCACAAGGGAGTGCGCCTGCTCGAGAACATCGTCGGCGCCGATTGCGAGATACGCGGCGGCGCGTTCCTCGCCGAGCGGGCGGTCGTGAGCGACCACTGCCGGATCGGGACCGGGGCTGTCGTGAAGGCGAACGTGAAGGTTTGGCCGCACAAGGTGGTGGAGGACGGCGCGGTCCTGTCTTCTTCGCTGATCTGGGGAGAGAAGTGGGCCCGATCCCTGTTCGGCGCATACGGCATCTACGGATTGGCCAACCTGGAGATCTCGCCGGAGTTCGCGGCCAAGCTGGGCGCCGCCTACGCCGCAACATTCGGCAGGAAGGTGGTCCTCTCCACCAGCCGGGACAGCCACAAGGCTTCGCGGATGATCAACCGGGCAATAATGACGGGGATGCTTTCCGTAGGCGTCGACGTCCACGACTACGGCGTGACGCCGCTTCCCGTGGTGCGGTTCCTCGCGCGCAGCCACCGGGACGAGCGAGGGGGCGTGCACACCCGGAAGAGCCCGTTCAACCCGAAGTTCATCGACCTCAAATTCTTCGACGACACGGGGCTGGACCTTTCGATGGGGATCGAGAAGAACATCGAATCCCTTTTCTTCCGGGAAGACTTCGTGCGCGCGGAAATCGAGGAGACCGGCCAGATCTCTTTCCCCGTGGGCGGGTTCGATACCTACGTCGACGGATTCGTGAAGTCCGTCGAAGCGAAGGCGATCCGGAGCCGTGGTTTCAACGTCGTCATCGACTATTCCTACGGCGGATCCGCGCTGATCTTCCCGCGCATCCTGGGGCAGTTGGGCGTGGAGACGGTGGCCCTGAACGCCATGCTGGACCCGAACAAGATCACCAGGACGCAGGAGGAGTTCGAAAAGGGCCTCCATCACCTGTCGGCCATCGCACGTTCGCTCTCCGCCGACTTCGGGGTTATGCTCGACACGGGAGGGGAGAAGATCTTCCTGATCGACGAGAAAGGCGCCGTCCTGCCGGACTGGGTGGCGATCCAGGTCTTCACCCTGCTTGTCTGCCGCCAGAGCCGAAAGGGGCTTGTGGGGGTTCCCGTGACCGCATCCCGGAACGTCGAAAAGATCGCGGGGAAGTTTGGTATGGACGTGGTTCGCACCAGGACCCTCCCGCGCTCCCAGATGGAAACGGCCGCGCGTGAAGGAGTGGTGTTCGTGGGAGACGGCAGCGGGGGATGCGTGTTCCCGAGGTTCCAGCCCGCTTTCGACGGGATGTTCGGGATCGTAAAGCTCATGGAACTGCTTGCCGGCGAGGACCGCGCTCTGTCCGACGTCCTCCGCGAGATCCCCCCCACGGCGTTCGTCCAGAAGAAGATCCCCTGCGCCTGGGAGAACAAGGGCGCACTGATGCGTTTCCTGGCGACCCATGCCAAGGGGAAGCCGAGCCAGTTCGTCGACGGTGTGAAGATTTTCCACGGGGAAGACTGGGTGCTCATCTACCCGAGCCAGGACGAGGCCTACTTCCACCTGTGCGTCGAAGCGGAAGCGCGGAAGACCGCCGAGGAGCTCGCCGCACATTACACCGAACTGTTCAACACCTGGAGCGCGAAACTGTGA
- a CDS encoding pyridoxal phosphate-dependent aminotransferase → MKLAGRVKKIKPSPTLAITSKAKAMKAQGIDVVGFGAGEPDFDTPVHIKEVAKQALDAGYTKYTPVPGSPELKDAIIAKLKRDNGLEYKRENIIVSLGAKHSIYNVAQAFFDKGDEIIVPAPYWVSYPDIALLAGATPVIVETAQKNGFRMTAAQLDKAITPKTKCVVLNSPSNPTGSAYSKEDLAKLAKVIVKRNVTVLSDEIYEKLVYDGFEFASIASLGEEIKKRTIVVNGLSKAFSMTGWRIGYVAADKDLVAAMNNIQSQSTSNPVSFCDKAAITALNGPQDFMKEWVAEFDKRRRYIVDRLNNIPGVSCLLPQGAFYVFPNFSKVYGKKTPSGKKIENSSDLAAYLLEEHKVASVPGVAFGEDACQRLSYATSMANIVKGIDRIESAVKALK, encoded by the coding sequence ATGAAACTGGCAGGCAGAGTGAAGAAGATCAAGCCCTCCCCGACGCTGGCGATCACGAGCAAGGCGAAGGCGATGAAGGCGCAGGGGATCGACGTGGTCGGCTTCGGCGCGGGCGAGCCGGATTTCGACACCCCGGTTCACATCAAGGAAGTCGCGAAGCAGGCGCTGGACGCGGGATACACGAAATACACCCCCGTTCCCGGCTCGCCGGAGCTGAAGGACGCGATCATCGCGAAATTGAAGCGCGACAACGGGCTCGAATACAAGCGCGAGAACATCATCGTGTCCCTGGGAGCCAAGCATTCCATCTACAACGTGGCGCAGGCCTTCTTCGACAAGGGCGACGAAATCATCGTCCCCGCCCCGTACTGGGTCTCATACCCGGACATCGCGCTCCTGGCGGGCGCCACGCCGGTGATCGTCGAGACGGCGCAGAAAAACGGCTTCCGGATGACCGCCGCGCAGCTCGACAAGGCCATAACGCCGAAGACCAAGTGCGTGGTCCTCAACAGCCCCTCCAACCCTACGGGATCGGCCTATTCGAAGGAGGACCTGGCGAAGCTTGCGAAAGTGATCGTCAAGCGGAACGTGACCGTCCTTTCCGACGAGATCTACGAAAAGCTCGTCTACGACGGGTTCGAATTCGCGAGCATCGCCTCGCTGGGCGAGGAAATCAAGAAGCGCACGATCGTCGTCAACGGCCTGTCGAAGGCGTTTTCGATGACGGGATGGCGGATCGGCTACGTCGCGGCGGACAAGGACCTGGTCGCGGCAATGAACAACATACAGAGCCAGAGCACGTCGAATCCCGTCTCCTTCTGCGACAAGGCTGCGATCACCGCGCTCAACGGCCCGCAGGACTTCATGAAGGAGTGGGTGGCCGAGTTCGACAAGCGGCGCCGCTACATCGTGGACAGGCTGAACAACATCCCCGGCGTCTCCTGCCTGCTTCCGCAGGGCGCATTTTACGTCTTCCCGAACTTCTCCAAGGTATACGGGAAGAAGACGCCGTCGGGGAAGAAGATCGAAAACTCGTCCGACCTGGCCGCGTACCTGCTGGAAGAGCACAAGGTCGCGTCGGTCCCGGGCGTTGCGTTCGGCGAGGACGCCTGCCAGCGCCTCTCTTATGCGACCTCGATGGCCAACATCGTAAAGGGCATCGACCGCATCGAGTCCGCCGTCAAGGCCCTCAAATAA